The Vanessa atalanta chromosome 6, ilVanAtal1.2, whole genome shotgun sequence region atatttataccgGTATCGCATGACAGTTCAAAAGTGCTCataaaagtattgtttttatacctaaaaatcATACTATATGTgtctaaataaatgtatatatatatatatatatatatatggctgCACATTTAATAAGGTGATCGTCAGGTGTGAAAACCTttaagcctatgtccttctttggagttcaacaaataaacatacagagaaaaaaagttactttcgcttttttaaatatcagtatagataacattttataacgtagaaaaatcacaaaattatttacgaagttatttatacaatatcgaaagcatttatttaaaatatgatacaaAATCATACATCTGACCTTTTAGGAACTTGCGCAATACGGTTGTCAaattcgataataattattatacaacagCATATCTAGATAACGCTAATGACGACTGCCGATTAAATTGACTACATTTGGAAACTTATCTATATCcaattacatattttagaaacataatatttaatatttcatagaatcgcataacaaaaaatataataataacaaaaaatatgcataaaaaatattaacacacaGATAcaactgaatttaaataaaaaagattttcacCGACAAGTATTTACTTCATACGCATCATCTGATCCGAAATGAAAAACTCGAAGGAATTTCCACGATATCACAAACGAGAACTTATCTCAAACAACACAGTCGCTTGACATTTAGCTGATAAGAACACGCGGGATGCGATGGCCTCCGATAACGATAAGGACGTATTTGTCACTAGTATTATTTTAGCCGCTATGAATAACGTATCCGTCGTCGTGGGAGCGGCCAGCAATCTAGGCTTCCATGTATTGAAAAAACTGACCAGGGTGtacaaaggaaaaatatatttcacgacAGAAGATGAATCAGCCGGCTACcacatttatgaaaatttaaaaaagaccgGCGCGAACATTGAATATTTCCGAATGGACGTAACATACACGAAGAGTATTATAAACTTTCGACATCACATACAAGACTCGGACGAGAGAATCGATCTGTTGATAAATAACACAGATTATGTTTCTACGGAGAAGAATATATCGCACGCAGAAAAAGTAAGAAGAACGATGAGCGTCAATTTCTatggttatataaattttggaAAACTCGTTTACCCCCTTTTAACAGAAAATGCAAGAGTCGTTAATGTTTCTGGACCGGCTGGACTTTTAGCCACTATCGAAAATGAAGCGATAAGGAAAAAAGTGAGTAATCCGAAGCTCACAGAGGATGAATTAGTTGCAGTCATGCAGGAATACGAAGAAGCAGTTCGGAAGGGTGTGGAGAAAACTGAAGGGTGGGGAATGAATTCCCACGCTATCAGCAAAGTCGCATTAAGCGCTGTCACTTTCCTTCAACACCGAGAATGGTCAAGTCGAGGCGTGGTAATAAACTGTGTGAATCCAGGAAACATTACGAGTCGTGAAGATAGAAAATCGACAAAAGCATACGAGGAAGGAGCCAAAGCTATCCTGTATCTTGCATTAGAAGCACCTCTGACATTAAAAGGAAACTTTGTGTGGAGTAACTACAGTGTGATTGAGTGGAACAGTGATCCGTATGTCGAAGTGACAACCGTATAGACAATTATTACACCAGTGCGATTAAGGAAGGAACACAAAAAAAAGACCGCTATTTGGGTTTCACGTGCGCACTACGATCACATTTCTTTTCGCTTTACACTACTTTAAACTATTTTCACTGCAGCCGTGCAGTGTCTCGGTGCATTTCGTTGTGGTTATCGGTCGCTTCTGCTTTATCGCACCGATGTGTTAGGTTCCTTAAATATCTACTCTATTTATTTTGTGAAGTCGtcttagtaataaatttatgtgaATATTATGTTATTCCTTGCGTTTTATTCACAAGTGCTGTCTTTGAAGTTATATTCTCGAACACTGTAAGCTATTACGAATATAAAtgaccataaaaatatatatttataccagaaggttgattttatatattttcgttgtAATCCAAAATTTCGCAATTCGGTTTCGCATTGATCATAACATCGATAATCTTTTGATGTTTCGTGTAATGCGATAACAGCTTAAACTGTGATAATACATAACTTAAAATTGCAGCATCGCAGTTAAAATTAGATAATAGAACTGTAATACTGTCAACAAACTATTTGCTAACCTACTTTGAAACTCGACAATAAGTCTCTTATCTAGATATTAGGCCGGAGATCTTGAGTTCTTGGGTTCAAACTGGAGGTCGGACTGattaaagttattgagttttcttaattcttagtaacagcccggagtctagaCATAGTGCAAGTAAGTATAGCCGTTGGTCCTGAGCCTGAACTTTTTCCAGCCGTATCAGATTTCCCGTCCGAACGGATTATGGGAGTGAACTGTGTTTACGAGTATAACATATACGGGTATATacgaagttttaaatttatatataacaagttgataagattttcttttaatgaggtattttaattaatttatatattatatataaagagcaactatgcgagtttcttgccgtttcttctcgctggaggctgctttccgaaacggtggtagttttttaatatcgacgattcaaaaacgcttcgttgtgaagtttacttgaataaaattgatttgatttgattaatttttaataggtCAGCGTGAATATCTTGTGCTAAGCTAtttgtataaagtttaataatattattcacctAATTGTAAGCGGTCACCATCAGCCTAGACATTCAGAAATTTCTgtcatcaccaatgcgtcaaaaaccttgggaactaagaagttagttcccttatgcctgtaagtATCCTAGCTGTATTAAGCCTTCGCATATTACACTGCTGTTTAGCGGAAGAATAAATAGGTTATGTCcacccagactggcttgcaccAAGCTCCAAGtaaataaactacaaaattaACAATCACGTGCTAATTCTCACTGGGTTATCAAAATACATTCGCAGCTATCAAACggattattattatcatgaatGTGATTTTAATTCGTactgtaaaaatatgtaaaggaATTTCTTGTATTAGTAATATTGTATCTTATCAGTGAGAATATTTTAAGCGCcgtacttgtttattttatattatgacatcaatataaaaaatatcaataccagtactatatactatatattatcaataattactacttggtaataataataatgactttaAATATGGATACAATTGTGTCCGTACAATAAGATTTTTCGATAAGATAAGAAATATAGAGAACAGTACTAATAAAATTGGATTATAATTCttcttgttatttaaaatagaatctaGATTCCAATTCTTTCGAATTGGTTGGTAGtttcaactttaattaatattttaaaaagtggaTTATGGAGTGAAAAACCTCATACTTCATtcgagtttatttaatttattgctggCTTCAGAATTAATAaacgtaaattataaataaatgcgtTAAAAAGCTGAAATTCTATGAGAATTTTATTGTAGTTTCACTTGGCTCGGTAGGGTTGACTATTCCTGAACGTGTGGGGCGTTGCTGGATATATCGCACGACACTCTAACGAAGTGTGGCGCGTCAGAGCTTCAGAGACATTCACTGATGACGGTAGTCAAGGGAGATCTTTCGCTACACCTCTGTTTGAGGGAAACGAGTAGAATAAGGTAGTTAAGGATATCTTGATAGCATCACATATTCAatcgccaaacagaaatacgtAGCAATGTTTTATTCCGATTATTGAAGGGTTAGTTAGCCAGTgtagaggcacaagggatatcttggttctcaaggttagtagcgcattggagatgtaaggtatggttgaTGCTTTTCACGGAGCCATTATCCAACAAGTGACCGATTTTCCAACTAAGACTTTTTAAGCTTCAGATTAACGTAGGGATAATGACAAAATCAAGACAACtggcaaaaataataaagaagtcaaaaaaaacaatcaagaaACTTAATCATGATATCCGGTAGTGATGGTACCTGGAACGAAGAATatctagaaatattaaaatcaatgtgTACCAACCACTGGACCGCGTCTAAATGATCAATGACTTTATGAATtgtcaatcaataaatattatctcgGAAAACTTGCTGGCATTCTGGATAGTAAAACCTTATCTCTATATTCAAAGTTCAAGCGACGACAGGAGCGATAGCAATTATAAAGACTACTCACTTATCACCGGATCTCTAGAACGATAACACAGAAGATCTAGATATTTGGTTTGGtggttatacaaatattataaaaaataatagttcgCGATAAGGTCAATGACCTAATTTTGCAAAGTTTTGAATGTGAAGTATCAATTGGCTCAACCGTAACGACCCACTCGTACACTAACACGGCAAATGACCCTCCCCGCTCTCGCTCGCGACACCtaagtataaaacaatattttttttattttactgtgtattatagttttaaaatcttTCAGTCGGATGTACGGTGACAGTCACATTTTTGGGGGGAAGAGTTCAACCTAAGCAGACATGGATGGAGTGTGTTATATGAGAGAGGTGGATTTCGTTGACAATCGTCGTTCACATATCTGGTGACGAATAGGAGAATAGAAGGAGACACATGTAGCCAAATAGTTTGGAACAAGGGCAGAGAAAAGAAGaagattacaatttataaattacgtcAGACAATTTCCGTCTGTATCATAGAAAGTAAACAGGTTGCTTAAAAAGTACTCACAGCTAAAAAACCACCTTCGTGTCCTAATAAAGAGGAATCCAAATAACCTGAGAGTCGTTTCCGTCACCTCAACTTCAAGAACTGTATCCAATAAATGTGGTTTACGAAGTGTAATATGTAGAAATCATATTTCGTTGAACAGCCACATAAATAGAATCCCCCCTCAACTGTAATATGCGTCGTAAATTTTTTACTACCTAAATTCGCTCACTACCCGACGGAGAAATAGCTGTTCAAAGAAATTTCGACCTTAAGCATTTGTGATAAAAGAGAAGCTATTTAGTATAAgctattataaatgttacaatttttaaaaaggttcAAACCTTGGGCTAAAGTTTTAAGAGTGCATTTTGTTTAATGAGAGCAATGTGTAACATGTTTGTTTCTAATTAGTATAACAGAGGCTTACTAGGTAAGGTTTTATtcgtttcatatattatattccgacgtttactcattttaaaatgtagtatttgaaattatcaaAGGAGATTGCGTCTTTGAGATTGGCCGCGGTGGCTAAAATCGGTCATGAAGACGTgatcattcaatttaataactAGTACGTTGGTCTTGTTGATGTCTAGCATATGAGTGGTAACGAAAACACAAGTGCTTTCTAATAAACCGATGGGACGGCAACACTGATATGACTGGAAAAAATTCACGTGTCTCTTTACGTGTTTTAAGAGGCACGGGTATGTACACGCCTCTAGTACCCAAACGTTGTGACCGATATAAAaactcaattatattttatcggaCCAACTTGGATTTTGGATCCAGGACCCCGAGATATTCGGCCTTATATCTGGTCGCCATATCAATGAAGGAGTCGTTATAACGGCagtagattatattatactatatagaaGGTATAAGaggtaggtatattatattgctttttctgatataaaagtattttatatgacCAATGTAAAAATGTCTGCTAGAGTAATGAATGctgcaacttaaaaaaaaatctcattatgCACAAAACTTGAGAGTAAGTTAGAGCTATCATATTTCATGCCTGAAATAAACTGAAGATGTATTTAGTACATCACACAAAACGTATAAAAGAGAAATCAAAGCTGGCGGAATAAAAAATTGTAGCAGCTAAAGcaaaaaaaagttgtaatatAAAACCTCTCCTCTAATATTTTAGTCCTGCAAACTAAATCCCGAATGCAACGCGAAACagaacaaaaacataattacacGCCAACCCCACCGTCAGCACtgaaacattttgttaaatgatttcATATAATCTTAAGACGAACTTTCGCGCTATTCatgttaagaaattaaataattataataattaatctttcacTTATGTGAACACGTACGGCGTTTACATGTATGAACAAGATAAAAATACAGCTAGGAATGATTTCCTTAGCTTTCTAAATCAATAGCGCAATATTTTACGGTCTGTCCAGTGATTTAAAAAGCCGTAGGTTCTGAATCCTTGGGCGTTTGTACCCCTAGCACAAGCTTTAGGCTTAATTGGTGGGGTAAATGggaatattgataataaaatagaatccCAAGATTATGTGCTTTTTCTTAAATcccttttaatgaaaaaaattaaaataaaataaatattggacaacatcacatacactactctgaacccaatgtaagtagctaaagcacttgtgttatggaaaatcagaagtaacgacggtaccacaaacactcagacccaagacaacatagaaaactaatgaaaattttctacatcaactcggccgggaatcgaacccggaacctcggagtggcgtacccatgaaaaccagtgtataGACTACTCGACCCCGAAGGTCGTCAAATCTATCTGTCtgggatatttatttaataaaaaaactattaagacTACGCTCCCAAAactttactattaatataacaagAGTCCGTGTTTCACAGTATCTTTAACTCTGCTGATGTTGGTTTCGTCAAAATATGTTTCTGTAATATGATGTTGTTCCATGTTTTCGAACCCCAACGTCCTGTCTGGCTATTTACTACGGATACACTCCGTTAATATGTAATACACGTCTGCTTTTATGCCCGGATAGTCTGGGCAATTGGCGGAGggtattctttaaataaaaatccgaATTTATTTAACGTTGTGTCCGAAATAGGTATTCAGTAATTATACCTCGTCGGGATACTCTACTAGAAATGTATATTCAAGATATGTCGTAGGGCTGCAGCTGTAGTCTTATACCTCATAAACATTTTAAGGTCTTGCGTTTAAATCTCAGATAGGTCCAATGATATATTGGATATTTCTACTAAGATTTCTCAGAATCAGTACGGAGTTTAGGTTAAGAGAGTGTTTACAAGCTCGTTTGTTTAAATCGTCGTGTCAAAAATCTATCAGTCACAAGAGTGGTGGGATCCCTACTTGCATTTCTCTTTAAACAGACGCAAGCGCTGTTTGCCTGGACACATAATATGCACTATAATATCGCCTACGTAGAATGTTTGTCCAGTAGACAACGGTTGACGTATACTATGCTTAATAACGGTATAAGTCTTATTTACTTATCTATACTGTTATTGAACATTAGCACCAAATAGTGATGTTCAGCGTTTCAGTATAGATAGTGAActagtttatttacaaaaatgagaGGATTACCAAGTTTATCCGACAGATTGCCATCCATTACTAATTTTTATACGGCTCATTCGTGACATCCGATTGATTGAtctgaaattatttcatttttgaaaCCGTCCgtcattctaaatttaaaagaaatgataTACAGTAcaagcttaaatataaaaaacccacagagtttttatttataaacatttaatttaaacttgtttatttaatttaatttaattatttatttataaacattattcaaCAACAGCGAAAACGTGCAATTCTCTAAGAACTTACTTCTTACGCGTGAAATCGTAAATACTTGTAATTGAAATAATCAATGTTTGTAGAATTTCGGTGTTACGAAAGTCTCTACAGTGCAGGAAAATACGATAGCTGTAACCGGGCAAAATATTGCAATGTTAAAATAACTGGTTACCTGTTTTGTCACCCTCTCATCTCACCTTTAACTGATgcttaagttataaaataaatcattcaaatttCGTATTTCTAGACTCAGTATTTATGGTTTTACTTTGATTATCAGTCAGGACAAACCATTTTACAAGTACAGACAATCAAgctcatatttaaataagaaaaaaagttttcaaaacAGCTGCGGCTGCCGAGATGTACATCGAAGAAAATTTACGAGATGTCGGAGGAAGTCGACCGATTTCCTTAGCTcagtgtattttcttttccgaaccggctGTTGTTTGTACTTTAAGTATCAATTATTAAGCGTATTGTAggctgagagccgagatggcccagtggttagaatgcgtgcatattaaccgatgatttcgaacccaggcaggcaccactgaatattcatatgcttaatttgtaatagttcatctcgtgcttggcggtgaaggaaaatatcctTAGGTGACCTgtttgtgtctaatttaaacgaatttctgccacatatgtattccaccaaccaacATTGTAACATGTAACCTGAgcgtgttttatttcaatgaagttCTACCATATAAGTGGTATCTGCCAACCCgcatggtgaaatatgctccaagccttctcctcaaagagagagggaGGCCCcgcagtgggaattttacaggctgctaatgcccCAGCTTCGCACAAATGCaatgctgatattaaatatactacagaatgtgttacaacgttcacagtttttcagtcgttagacaatacaaaccgctatgatgcgctgcgttttaaatctgtaatatattcgaaaatattcatttaaattacatactgtatACGAGACAGTAATATAgtcttaaaacgaaataaactgGAACTAGTCGAATGCGTGAAAGATGGAACAAGACTgaccgttaaaaaaaaaacgagaaagACAAAAgagataaattgatttatttacgaAACTATGTGGACCATGTCATAAGCGCGGGGTAGGGTGGTGTAGGGGGTTCGACGGGAGGCTTACGCCAAGACAAATTAGCTAAATGCATTTTTCATACTCAGTTAACAGGGAGAGAAAACTATTGCattgtaaaaaagtaaataatattgtatttgtcaGTATTGGTTTAAACGTGGCAATAGTTAaagctttattaattaatttacagcGAGATATTACAGGAGAATTTACTTATTGCGATTCTAAACTCGAAGCGCTCCGTCCAAGTTTCTATGTCAATTAATCTGAGGTGAGGCGAGGGTGCAGGGTAGTTGAAATAATGGTTAATGATAgtgaaatcaaattaatttaaataatcccCGCCGGATTTTAATCCGTTAACTCATTAACCGTCAAAAATGGACTGTACTGGTAACCACAGCCGATACGTTCTGAACTTCAGAGACCACGAGCAAAgtcaataattaaacaaatgcttactaaataaaacatagagcccaagattttgtacaaaaataggTGCTCTTTATAAATGCGATGGCAATTCGAAAGAACAAAGATCAGACTAGTCCTGCCCATGGCTTCACGGGCTTCCAAAGTACAAATATAACTTTACCTAAGGCTCGTACTGTTACTAAGAATATATTGATAGTAAAGTACCAAAACTTATTACATGCCTACCCGGCAGCTGTATAAGTTACTAAGCCAACGATATAATCACAATATTTCCGatcctatatataaatatatataatatgtccgATATAAGACGGAGTAATTGAAAAGGCCACTAGTTGTCCCACTgctggtttggagcatattccaccacgctgctccaatacggtttGGCGGatacacatatggtagaaataataatattcagtgTTTCTAGTTTGAACCCACATTCATCGGTttaaatgcacgcgttctaaccactgggccatctcgacttgtTAATAAAACACAGCTAAAgtgtcaataaattaataaaattaaattaaattgtttaagccGCACAATATTGAGTCAACGTACAATACGCAGCGTCACAAAGAAGACATAATTACGTGTCGGCACCCAGACCGATAATTTTGCAAGAACAAACAATATTTCTATTAGCTCGAAAATACAAACACAAAGTGACGTAACTGACGTTTCATTATAATACTTTCAGTGAAACTTCATGTTCGGATATCCGCTCACTTTGCCTGGtgtcaattaaattttagttataaatatttaaaaaaaaaaacgaacgccTCTCTCCCGCGAcatcattattgtattaaaaaaatattcgatatataGATATCTTAAAATCTAAGGAACGACACCAACTGTATTCGTTGGAAAACTGTGTTACAATTATTAACGCCTCCCTCCAGGCTAACATAGGTGAAATAGAAAtcaacatttatgtatattttataagaaatcatCCAATCTGATTAAGTGGCGACATCCAAACATTTATAGataggtttatttatttctaagtgGCTTTTAAAAGccttaacttaataaattggTACAGTTTTAAGTCGAATGGCTGAAAGGACgtctataaaacttttaaagttCGATTAATTAACTTCTTAACTGAAGAGTAAAATAAGGAGAGAGCGTTAAAATTTTAGCGAGCCACTGAATAGAGAACACCGCAGAAATGGCATAGATGCATACTGTATGCATTTACAATGGTGTACAAAATCTATTTTGGAAAAAACAACGCAAATTATAACGATAAAAGTAAAGTAGATTAACAGCCATAAATGTTCCAACAAACCAACCTTGTGCTAATGTATCCTCTTTTTTACAGGTTGAGAATGTATCCCGCGTCACTTGTTCAATGTAAATTGATGGACACACatttgtcaaatgttttttaacatATAGGTTACCTTGACGGAtaaacacgaaatgaattataaaaaaataagcacataCAAATTAAGTAGGGCTTGTCGtgatttgaatttaaacctTCAGCTAAAATTTACGTGTTCTAACTAATGGGTTAATTCGGCTTTTGTAACAAGAAAATCAGAAATTCAAAATGCGATCCCTGCCAAAGAATCTTCGTGAATCGTCATGAATTCACAACTATTGGATCGTGTAGAGAACATTGATAAGATAAGATTAATCAGCTTGATCGTGCATGACCTAAGCCACGAATGAAAATGGTAACATTTATTAACGAGCTATTCTGtaaaactcacttcgtatctcattcttttaatgttgaaaatcgttattttaatgtCGCACACGTTCTGACAATTAGCAATTTTCTGAGAtctgttacgattttattattatacacatatatagttaaatttaataattgatatgttAACTGTACACATCCctacaaacattataatttaaaatatcattgttgtttttttttcttttttcacggagcattttattttttatttccacgGAAAAATCCAATGGTGAGAAAAGTGTTAAAAATGTgcattaaaagataatttacagTACTTTATACAATCACGATAGACTTGTTGATATcgacgattctaaagtgctcGTTTACGCCTACttgatagtatatatttatttgagttcTAATTTCCTTATACTAAAACGTAAATATCATACAAGGGAAAAAAATCACAAGAaccattcataatataattacgcAAACATGCTATGAACAATGCCTAGGATTTATACGTATATACTTTAGTTGGAGTACAGTTTCTTATAAAAGCGAGTTACAAGCAACCGCCGATCGTCAAAGTGGTTCGTTAAAAGTTTAACGATGTATTCGTGAACTGGACGAGAGGTCACGgaactatattattattcgatttcaagattatctatatttatatttataaactttttacaatatatatatatatatatatatatatatatatatatatatatatatattatgacatttgacttaaattaaatattatgttttcagATTTgtgatatgaattatttataaacatacacaTAAGTACGAAACGAGGTTGCATATGATAAACAGCTACCATGAACATCActgttatgtattaaattaaaatgtataagtataCTAGTTGagtattaaatgataaatccGAATCTTTGTGTATTACAACatcagacaaaaatattttctagtttCATACTTTTCAGAACGCGATTATGTCCatgaatagtttaaaaaaaattacataaattctctattttatttaatttatcgtattaattaaatcaaagctTCTTTCTAATTAAGTTAAAGCCAAATCACGCATCGTCTTAACCTGCAACATAAATCTCAATAAATAACCGGCTtaagtgaatttaaaaataaaattaaaaaaaccacGCATTGTAAGAAAACGAATTTCCGATCCTCAGCGAATCAGCCATTAATCAAGGCAAAAGGAAAACCCTGGATTGAACTGCGGACCCCTAATTAGCTTTACAAATGTCGATGTTTCCTTTGCAGTGAGGAATATACCGTCGTTTTAAAATAGTTGGATTAAAGTACTAAtagatttatattgttaaaattctaAGTGAATTTTCATCATCCAATTAGCGCTAAACTATTTCGTTGCAAATGAATTGTACATAAGACGTTATTGCATTAA contains the following coding sequences:
- the LOC125064466 gene encoding uncharacterized protein LOC125064466 translates to MASDNDKDVFVTSIILAAMNNVSVVVGAASNLGFHVLKKLTRVYKGKIYFTTEDESAGYHIYENLKKTGANIEYFRMDVTYTKSIINFRHHIQDSDERIDLLINNTDYVSTEKNISHAEKVRRTMSVNFYGYINFGKLVYPLLTENARVVNVSGPAGLLATIENEAIRKKVSNPKLTEDELVAVMQEYEEAVRKGVEKTEGWGMNSHAISKVALSAVTFLQHREWSSRGVVINCVNPGNITSREDRKSTKAYEEGAKAILYLALEAPLTLKGNFVWSNYSVIEWNSDPYVEVTTV